One Microbacterium sp. W4I20 DNA window includes the following coding sequences:
- a CDS encoding MurR/RpiR family transcriptional regulator — translation MRAEEIGSRISLRIRAIMPRLSDASLAIAQQILDDPVLALNSSGAELAALAGVSKASVSRFSQELGVKGFATLKLALAAEYGSNETAWTRDLGLEIQPGDSAATVAQIVMGTDVLALEQTAEQLSITSLSDVAQVMTGAKRINVYGAGGSATVAQELQFRLHRIGRPCWAFADTHAALMSASILEPGDVFLGISRSGRTTEVVDTLTAAKNRGATTVALTGFPGSPLAQRADLVLTTHVEGGQSRHGSLAVRHAQLFVADLLYSLIAQRTVATSAALLAQSAEALVSRRSSPSTKKSERSPASS, via the coding sequence ATGAGGGCGGAAGAGATCGGGAGCCGTATCTCGCTACGAATCCGAGCGATCATGCCGAGACTGAGCGATGCCTCTCTCGCGATTGCCCAGCAGATCCTTGATGATCCGGTTCTGGCGCTCAACAGCTCCGGCGCTGAACTAGCTGCACTCGCCGGAGTGTCCAAAGCGAGCGTCTCCCGCTTTAGTCAAGAGCTCGGGGTCAAGGGGTTCGCGACCCTCAAGTTGGCGCTCGCGGCCGAGTACGGCTCGAATGAGACAGCATGGACCCGCGACCTCGGGCTGGAGATCCAGCCAGGGGACTCCGCCGCAACAGTGGCGCAGATAGTCATGGGTACGGACGTTCTAGCGCTCGAGCAGACCGCAGAGCAGCTGTCGATCACCTCGCTGAGCGACGTCGCTCAGGTAATGACCGGCGCAAAGCGAATCAACGTCTACGGTGCCGGCGGAAGCGCAACCGTGGCCCAGGAACTGCAGTTTCGGCTCCATCGCATCGGGCGTCCGTGCTGGGCATTCGCAGATACTCATGCAGCGCTCATGAGCGCTTCGATCCTCGAGCCCGGGGACGTTTTCTTGGGCATCTCCAGGAGTGGCCGCACCACAGAAGTCGTGGACACCCTGACGGCCGCGAAGAATCGCGGCGCCACCACGGTCGCCCTCACCGGCTTCCCCGGGTCGCCGCTCGCCCAGCGCGCTGACCTCGTGCTCACCACCCATGTCGAGGGTGGACAGTCCCGACACGGGTCGTTGGCTGTCCGGCACGCGCAGCTCTTTGTCGCTGACCTGCTTTATAGCCTCATCGCCCAGCGGACAGTCGCTACGTCGGCCGCGCTGCTGGCGCAGTCTGCTGAAGCGCTCGTCTCGCGCCGCAGCTCCCCCAGCACCAAAAAGTCAGAGCGGTCACCAGCGTCGTCGTGA